TGAGTTTTTAAAAAGTTGAGAAATCTGTTTGAGTAATTATTTTGCAGTTGGATCTAATTGATTTCATCAATGGGATGTGGTTAAGATTCCACAATATTTCAATGTGGGAGAACATGGGATTATGGCTCAACAATGATGTATTGAGGTAAAATTGTATTTTAAGAGCTTTGGAACCATATTTTACTTCTCAATAGGAAATTGAATTAGCAAATGTTTTGAAAGGATAAAATTTGCCAACATGGCTCCACCAATAACTAATAACTAATGAAAGAAAAGATAGGTTGAGTTGACAATATAGCTCTCTAAGTACATTTAAGAATTTAATTGTTCTCAAATATAAATAATGTTTATGTATACTAAGAAAAATTAGAATGGAGACCACTAATATTTGGATTGAAAAGACCTAACTTATTGTTCTTATAATACCAAGCCTCTTTTCATCAATTATGTATTTTATAAGAAGATGGCCATATTTATTAAATGCTAGCTTGACCATATTGACATCCCAACACACAAGCCGAGAGATAATGGGAAGAGACTCTAGAATACATTAGTAGAGAAGAGATCTTTCAACAACATCAATGAGAGCATATATATGATCAGTGGAAATAGATTCATGAGCTACTATGTGACTATGGTCTGCTGTCATGTAGCCAAATGTAAGTGACAAGttttgttggtagtgggccagcgttCCTTGCGGGGAttcgcaacatggtttaacaacaGTCTGTGGATTCTgtaagtctaatggttgtatcaggcattgacatgtcgatcttttggtgcaacaacaaccctagcttgtaacaagtggtattagagcttggtcacaagtttgaATCATGCAGGCTGCGgcgagtgacgctgggagggggattgtggttgatcttttggtgcaatgacaaccctagcttgtaacaagtgtttCACAACTTGACTCATGATCACTAtgcaaaaaaacatttttttagttCAATGACACACAAACAACACAAATATCATTAATTTAGTGGTTAAATAGTGAAAAACAATTTTAAACCTCatcaatattaaattttttaaaataattatcataTTTTCACTGACAAAAATTATCTTTAATAGACTAAAAAATATTTAGCAAGCAACTCAATCTTACTAAAATTCCTTCAAAATTCCTTACAATAAGTAATATAATAAATCCAaagtttaaaatttcaaatttatttaaagTAATAATAAAACTTATAGAAaactataatattataataaaaaataatatatacataTCCATGTAACAGATCATCACATAACAAATTAAAGATTATATATAAAACTTgacatatataattataataatgaaaataaaaaaatatttaaaagcaAATCCAATATTAATCATCAAATTATAAGTAACAATATAAAAATGCTACACTCTATAACCAGGCAGCTAAAAACAGTAGCTACAGACCATTTATATGCCTGTAACCCCTCACATTTTAGAGGGATTCCTTTGGCTCACTTTAATATTACAAGGATATCCCATATTCATTATTTTCTCCATGGAGCTCTAAATATATTGTTTCCTACCACTTGACAATAAGAGTTGATCTAAAACATGAAAGGAATACTGCTGGTTCTGAATAATTAAAATAACAATAAATCACTGATGTAGTCTTTTCAAGGTAAGGCATGTATCTCAAAGTAAAACATTCTTTAAAGATGCTAAATATCTCTTGCCTCCACCGACAGATGAGTACCTTCTCATTTTTCTGCAGCAACCAAGTGGAGCTTTGTACGAAGACCTTCACTATCTACCTCAGATGTCTCCAAAACCTGAAACAAATTACATTGAATTTTCACCACTACACATATAAGATTACTGCTCTTTCTTTATTGGAATCTACTTGGTATTAACTACTAAGGTTTTTACAGTTTTATGAGTATTCAAATCAGATTAATTGTAGATGATATTATtattgtagatgatactatttttgaacataattaaaataaaataaaaacaaaactttttATGCACATTTGATGCCATACATGTGATCATGAGTACTTCAAAGTAGAAGGTTGGATGAAGAGACAAAAGTAtatgcaaacaaaagttttggttTCTGAAAACAATGGGTGATTGTAACAGCAAGTACTTTGGGCCACTCCTGCCTTAAATAATTACAATATTCTTTCTGACTTTTGGAGTTATAAGTACGTTGATTGCAGCTAAAGTCGAAAGGTAACAATAAAATATTGTTAATCGTAAACACTATACTTTCAAtacattttaaaaatttaaacagAATACTACATTATTACTAGCGGACTGCAAACAAATTCAAACAGAAGATACCAATTTGTTGTTATGTAAAGCATACATAAACGTTATCTTAtggaaagccaaaaaaaaaaattggtcaaTTGAGAACTAACTTTCATCAACTCTCATGTGAAATAGAGGAATGGAAAAGGCATCTCAACGTGCAGGAGGGTCCAATACTCCGCAAAATTCACCCAGGGTGGAATTTCACCCAAACACACCTCCGTCATCCTTACCAATTGTGCCCAACCAATTAACCTACAACTCTTTGGCAGAAAAGAATCTATATATTTAATGGGAATGTAAGAATTTAATGGCACATCAAGAATATAAAAGAATATTTAGAACAAAACTAAATAAAtagtaagtaaataaaataatttaatcaaatatggtatatacatacatacatacagatattaaatacatctatctaaaaataTATGGAATGATgtcaatttaaaatttattttattttggaaataTTATGTTGATTATTAAATATCAACATTTTAATAGGTAATgactatcaaatttaaaataaaagaggAGTTTCCTTAAACACTCACACCATTCTGCTTCCCCCCTTTTATCTTTGTAAAATGTCCCATAACattagttaaaaaaaataaaaataaattttttaaataaataaaaataattttaaaataaatctaaatttataaaataacttttaaataaatttaaaataatacttGAAGACAATGTCAACAAATGATAGAATAGagaaataacttttaaataattttaaaataaaaaaaaatagtttttaaataaatattaattttttttataaaataacccttgaataaatttataataatatttggaggcaattaaagctataagatttccacaatccaatCAAATATTGTTAgtagtttttggatttgattgtgtgagaatttttttgaccatcaacgtttcaaatcacactttgtgattcatcatcaagatgcaaGAGAGTTCAAGGAGTTGTGATTCAAAACGTAGATGGTCAAAAACTGCTAAAACTACTAACAATATTTGGAGGGAATTTCAACAAATGACATAATATAGGATGTGAGGGAGCAAACTTCCTTTTCAAACCTCCAAAGATGACTAGCTTATCAAATCTTCAATTGTACCATGCTTCCAATGACATGgggatttaatatttaaatttgttgTGGATTAGTAAGAATGCACAATTTTGAGGATAGAAGGGAATTTACAAGCTTAATATCATGGGTTTTTATCTATGTCTAACTTTATTGCCACAAAAATTGGTACCAATAAAGTATTTGAAGACAATAATAtacatttttttaaacaaaaaatataaCTTCTACGACCAATAAACTATTTAAAGTTTAATGTCCTATCGTTATACACAATCTAGTGTTATAAATCTTTGTATAGTCCTTTGTGAACCTATAGTTAATGAAAACCACTAGTGGATTtgtgtatattgtattttattgagtTAATGATTTCAAAAGTGACCTCAAATGAGTGTATCTACAAAGACTATTAACAAACTTTCAATCTTGTAATGCATCATAAATAGAGATCTATGACTTATAGATGTAGAAAACCTATATAAAGAAATATTGTCATAGTTAGTCTTTGGGATGTACTTGTGTTATATTCAAGTTTTCTATGTATTCTATTAACTCGTGTCATATTTCAAAGACCTCTAGTAACACCTTTAATTTTTCAAGGCTCAAATTACAAAAGTAGCTTATACACCGCTTGTTTTTTTGGCTTTTTCTAACCCCTCATTTGAGCACATGTTTTTCCCTTTTATCTAGACTAGTTTGGTCTCCTTTGTTTGGATATTATGATAAGTGCCTTAGATATGGGGTTGTTTAGGAAAAGAACACCAACATAGTGCTTGATGATGTTGGATtctataaaagaaaatttatggtaGCAAGGTTGCAAAATGATGGAATCGATAATGTGTTAATTGTGTAGAAATTAATTTGTAATAGTTCTACAAAAAATAATTTTGTTCATTTTAAAAACTCAACTCTACTTTATTCACAAatccattaaatttttttttacccataatctgaaaataaataatataattaaaaatataaatagttttaaaaaataCAACAATTTTATAAAACTACTTATTCTAAAAGAACAATGGTTCCCTTATCCACATAATCCACCTTtgaaacaaacaaaaaattaaaaaagaatccTTTATCTATATAATCCATTTTTTCATGTTGTGGAGAATCTTGTTAAACTACACAAAAGAGTTGGTGTTTAATGAAGATTGCTTCAAGATTTGGAACTTCTTTGGAGGTTGCACAATATTATAGATGAAATTCTATAGATGCAAGTTGATGTATTGTTGGCTATGGGCTAAAAAGTGATGTTTCAAGGAAACATATGTTAAGACTGGTTTACTTATACACTACTAAAACTaaactcattgtttatgcataatttaTAAAGTGATGTTTCAAGGAAACATATGTTAAGACTGGTTTACTTATACACTACTAAAACTaaactcattgtttatgcataatttatcttttgTGTGttgaatttcttttctaaatcttgtAGACCcttatcaaaacaaaaaaaacacaagtAACTACCAAATTATCCAACATTCCAAGAATTGAAAACAAAGGTCTTAGGGTACTGAAATTTTGTTATAGGATTTGATTCCTTTCAAGAGATGTGTGAGTTCATTTTGAGTTCTCACCTAATATGAGAAGAATCAAAGCACCCATTAGCACTTCCCTTCATTATCTAGATCACAAGAATGATATTTTCCCTTAGATTGTATTGTGAATGCAAATGCATCcctaatttcaaaaattcaaattctcttTCCAAAGTTAACAATCATGAGACATAACTATAGTTCATTAGTGtgggaattttttttttatgtatttatagGTATCATCTAAAGAAAATGTCACATAGGAATCAATCATTATAGAGAATGTGTAAGAGCATCTCATCTTATTATAAGAATCGATAATAGCATGAAAATTCATTAGAATCAATAAACTTAAAATTTTAAGGGCATTTTATCTTTTCTCTTTATCATGCAAATACACCCAAGAAAGTAAATTAAAAAGTTGTTTAAAAaagattttatatatattttaagtaCAAGTTAACAAATTTGTACTTAAACATTCAGTAAAGTAAAgtctaatgctatggatcaaacaatggcAAAAACTGTCAGTAAAGTTAGCAAAAGTGAGGAATGTCTTAAAAGTATCGCAgagcaaagcttaaacattctgaaggcctcTGCTAGCAATACCAAATCCCTCATCAACAAATTGGAGGAGGAGAAGGATACCTtggaaattgaccctgacactgaaggcacaagagatgttcaaggacccagaacaagaaccagaggtaaaaaggaggagaagaagccaaataaggacTTGGATGAACTCAAAGTTGCTGCGGCCAATTATGACCAGCtggtgattaaggcggaggacctCCTGAAGGCTTTATAATTATGTAGTGGTTTCTTctattttgttgttcctttctaTTTACTAGCTTTATTGTCAGTCgttttgaaagttgttcttatatggtctagatactctttgatgatctattttaaactcctttgttaaaggtttcgggtccttaagaCCTGTTTTTCTTATTAGTCAGAACAAATTTGTACTTAAAGTTTCTCATTTGTAGATTTTTATTGACCATTGGCTCATTATGCCTTATATTATTGCTTGTGCGTCAATGTCCCTTCTAGTAGTGATCCTTCTCCTCCTTACAGACACATGGATGCCTACAACAATAACAATTATACTAGACACAATACACACGGTTTTCCTAAGAATCCTAGTAGACATGTGTTCCCTCTATCACTTCTTATCCATATGATAGATGCCTCTAATTAGCCTAATAGTGGAAGGGTCTCTCAATTGAGTTTGGCCATAGTGTAGTAAGAAAAACCTAATGACCAAAACCTCCCAAATGCTAGGGAAAACTCTTAAAATTTTGGTCTATCATTTCCTTCCACTAATTTTATGTCTTGTAACTTAAAGTTTTattacatttatatatttttgattcTACATAAATTTTTTTGTCCTTATATAAACATTTCAATATATGATTTAATTCTagccttttaaaaaaaatactatAATGTGTCTTCTTAAAGGGATGTGGTCAACTGGTTTGGCCACTTGGAGACCATGGTTCAAACCCCCCTAAGAATGCCTTAGCATTGACCTATCTATTGAATGAATAAACTAACACTTTGATCACATATGTGATTTATGACTAGAGAATGCTAGTTGGTGTAACAATAAAGAAGTTTGATGCTACAAAAGGTAGTTTGTGGCATGAGGTTGCACCAAGATGGAAGTCATATGTTGTTTGTTGTACAACAAGTAGTTTGTCATAGTTTTCTGTACAAAGAGTTTTAACCTTTCAAAAACTCATTCTTATTAGGTTCTTAACTCCCTTCAAAAGTATTTACCCATaaagtaaaaataataatataataatttagttTATGACTAAGGAGTGTTTGGTAGTGTGTTTTAAGGTGTTGATACTACAAAAGGTAGTTTGGGGCAACATAATGGAAGTCATGCGATGTTGGTTGTGGAACAAGTAATTTGTGGTAGTTTCATGTAAAAATAATTTTGATCCTTTCAAAAACTCATCTCTACCCAGTCCATAACTCCAATAAAAACATTTActcatatttaataataataataataataataataatataattaagaaTACATAGATTACTTTTATTAAATCTACTTATTCAAAAAACAGATACCTATATCCATATAATCTATTTTTTAAATacataaaaatcaaaacaaataaataaagataaaaaatctgaaaaatttgaGAATACAATTGTCTATTCCCCAATTAGAATGTACTTTTGatcttaattaaaaataaataaaaacgaTACTAttctaattttcaaattaattaataaGTACGATCAATTGCTGGATTGATGTCTCCACTTCAATCCTGCTTTATCATTTCTAAAAAGCTTTCACCATATTCCTCACGGCTTTTCTAAAACGGGCCCAAACTCAATGAATTTTCCCTACACTACTTTTCTAACAATTATGATTATTTCTCTTATACTTAGTCATAATTAGACAGAATATTTAAAAAAGTAGAGTTTCTTTACCTTTACCAAGATGGTATAAAATACTTTCTTCGCCACACAAATTGTATGGGCTGAACAGACTTCAAGATTCTCCTCTTCCAGCACTACAAAGATGGATGAAAGTAAACACCACTCTGACCAAGTCATAATCTCAATGAGCAGATTAGAATGAAGGCTGTTAACACAAACTCTGGGAAAATTTGTGAGCTTTTGCCAATCGATTTCTTGTAAGCTGTGATTTGATATTTTCTTCATTGAATTGCAGCTTTCATTGTGAGAAGGCTCTCTCAAATGTGAATTAGGAAAAATTGGCCTTGTGACCTGCTAAAGCCACagatttcaaaaactttcaatacaCCATGCCTTCCAGAAGAAATTGAGTTGAATTTTGGCAGgaaaattttcataaaaaatttaagaacagtaaaaaaggaaaaattgagcattattatatcattatttttattttttttcataaattGTGAATTTAATTATTGAATCAGTTTTTGGGTGAAAACtgtgtatttttaattttaatgttttcaTTCACATTCCGTGATCTTTCATCAGAAAGAGAACAATCAACAATATTGCTCTTCCTAATGAAAGATCTGGTGATTCTTTATCAGAAAGAAAACAATCAACAGTATTGCTTTCTTTCTGATGAAAGATCTGTGATTCTaaacattgaaattaaaaaaaaacataattttcactcaaaaactgatacaataattaataaatataaaaaattataaaaaaaaacataGCAAACACCTTATGCCATCAAATTTAAATACATATTCTTAATTGATATCACAGCATGAAATATTAGAGAATGTAGATAATCTCATCATACACTTGTGTCTTCTATTATTCTTTAATTTTATGATAAGGGTGTCTTAGATTAGTCAGAGAACTCCTCTTGGTTGAATTTCATTATCTCTTTTGTAAAGTACGATTTACAGAGAAACACAATAAAGATAAGGCTATTTTTAATGGCCAACAATTTTCAGATGATTGGGAGAAACTTAAATCATGATCAGACACCCCCCTCTCTTCGACTCTATAACTCTTTCTGCAAAATTATTGGACCCAGAACACTTTCTTATGTTAATCTATATAAAATTTCCCATTACTAAACAATATAATTCCATTCCACCTATTTTTAACAAATtaatacaatataattcatttctAAAATGATATAATAAACACCGATTCATTTGATTTGGTTGCAGATGTACCATAATATAAATGTAAGAATATAGAATTTCACACACCATATAACCTAAGGAAGTTCCTTACCCTGGTAGATCGTAGTCTATGATAAAGCAGGATTAAATTCCTTTGTGGTGGTAAGCTGTTGATAACCCTGGTCTGTCTAACAAATCTGCCATGTCTCCTACCATATTTTTTGCTGTAGAGTCTTTTCATTTCTGAATAACTCTGCAATACCCTCAACTTTTTATCTGCTACCGTCAATTAAGTTCAATGCATCTTCTTTATGGAAAGTACAGCATATGTAGGATCATGGATCACGAGATACACGCCCAGTGAGATATTTTTTTGCAAAGATTGAAACGTGAAAAATTCGCATAAATTAAAGTCAATGAACAGAAGGAAAATTTCTTATCAGTGAATGACTTTTACTTGATTTCAGTCAAGAAATCATACTTTTTTATCTATTGTTCCTCTAAATTATTATTCTGATGGACTTTCAACGTATTTATTCTACTTTTGTTTTGGTATCTTTTAATGTCTATTATTTAATTATGCaatttaaaatatctatatttataaACATTGTTTTATGAGAAAAAGAGAGTTCTTTTTATAATTTTAGTAAAAGTTGATGGATTGAGATTTGTGAAAGGTATTGATTTGTTGGTTGTATAGTTTAATCCTTAGCTTTAATATTCAAAAAAATCAACtttgatataatctattaatttAGGATTTTGTTTAATAAAGTCATACTTCATTTTTTACTTTTAATTTTTTCAGTAGACATTATGATAAGGGATTAGTCTTTATTATAACTTGTCTGAATTTGATCCTACTTAATAATATTTATGGTAAATATCTTGATTTCTTTAATTAGTTAGGAGATTACAATAATAGTACTGATTTAATTGTAAAGCTCAATACCAAAAAGAGCTTTGATATAGATGACCTTGATGATAATCAAATCTGCAAAGacatgaatttcataaagtttattTATTAGGGTTCTATCCTCCCCCataattgttaggaaccgggaaggacaactaagaggggtggtggttgaatcagttatcaataaattataacccaaaacaaattatttcaacttaaaactcagtgccagTAAAACAGATTATCAGTTATAGTGTTACCAGTAcaacttaatacatgaaacatagagctaaacacatccacaacacatgacacatagattttgacttggaaaccctgtaaagggaaaaaccatggtgggaagggGAAAAaaaacggtgggaaaccttacccacaatcagatgatactactacagatattaagtgaatacaataatggggtctgcacatgcagaaaggccaactgcctatagctcactgctcaatcacaaaataggagtcacactgactacatagttggatgtttaaatccaataatcaatgtactacttcaataaagcatcttcaatgctggattcagtactagtttaagcgtTGCTCATGAGGACCAAATACCTTCATGACCTTTCCTTAAACCTTCAGTTAATATTTGCGtcattcacacaaggatctacttattttcactcttcacaatgatcttcaatattcgcacacactcatatacttcttccaaataagatcttacaattataaaaacctaagacctcatgattaggttggctccctaaagatattgcatttataaaataagtcttgatgcaatacaatatgtcggcctcaatacatttacacattattcaatcaataaaccatttccaaaacatgtcgtgctgatctggaagaTTATAtgttgtaccggtccataacctagacctatctgccggttaaggcaaatatgtgaacccgatcagaccaataagaaaaacaccaaatgtaaacatccaatccatgtcttcgacataaccaaatgatatccagatgataacaagtcatcttcaactTCCTTAGCTGTCGGTGAAACATGTAAgctgtcggtgaaacatatactagTGAccatgcataagccaatatccatgtcgggacaacaatgtgccagttcaacaacaaaccaatataaccaaagtgccaaatcaacaatgtagacctctagaaagataagtgttgacatcaatgacaaaaccaatgcaacacatgatgaagtcatccataataccaacaatctccccctttggcattgatggtaacactagatggaaaaacatctaagtgccaaaaacaaaatgccgaataccaacaatctcccaaaatagatcaataaaaAGTTATGTACCAAAAACAGAAGCAATATAactaaaaccaaaatacatctctccccaatcttcaaagtacaatgattttccatagacatctctccccctttgatatcaaatgccaaagcagctaagaatcaaaacataacatacaactaactactccccctgagcagtagctctccttcatcaagtcggaaaaagatttttctattagtccctatcggtttgatgccaatcttcatcattcaagtctctaccgatggggtgATTagcccaagcttctctctaagatattcaaatgtttccttaggcaaaggctttgtaaaaatatctgcaattttctctttagtattcacataaaccaatctcactttatttacttcaacattttctttcagaaaattatacttaatagaaacatgctttattTTATagtgaaatacaagattctttgatatatctattgctgctgagttatcacagtaaataattaccagttctttgcattttaccttgatatccttcaacatttgtttgatccataatacctgagtgcaattagttgctgctacaatatattttgcttctgctgtagataatgatgtacaagtttgcttcttgttgatccatgaaattaatcttctaccaagaaagaatgcgctacaagtggtactctttttgtcatccacatctcctacccaatttgcatctgtaaatgcacataactcaaaattgtcatccttaggataccataaaccaagatttgttgtgccttgtaggtactagaaaatcctttttactatagtttcatgattttctttaggattgctttgaaatcttgaaacaatacacactgcgttcattatattaggtctagtttgtgtcaaatatggtaaccctccaatcatagatttgtaccttgtcgtaTTTataagagttgaatcatcctttaatgtcaatttattagttgtagtcataggagtgcttaccagtttgaagttttccattccaaatttcttcaaaattttcttcaagtattttgtttgacatatgatgcagcaagaaccatgatgactGGAtacagcaagaaccatgatgatggaagcaaatctacctcatatgtactggagagaagcaatgaatacaatgatttatactttcaacaaagttcacatca
This genomic stretch from Cryptomeria japonica chromosome 8, Sugi_1.0, whole genome shotgun sequence harbors:
- the LOC131048803 gene encoding uncharacterized protein LOC131048803 isoform X1, translated to MKRLYSKKYGRRHGRFVRQTRVINSLPPQRNLILLYHRLRSTRQVTRPIFPNSHLREPSHNESCNSMKKISNHSLQEIDWQKLTNFPRVCVNSLHSNLLIEIMTWSEWCLLSSIFVVLEEENLEVCSAHTICVAKKVFYTILVKVLETSEVDSEGLRTKLHLVAAEK
- the LOC131048803 gene encoding uncharacterized protein LOC131048803 isoform X2, producing the protein MKRLYSKKYGRRHGRFVRQTRVINSLPPQRNLILLYHRLRSTRVTRPIFPNSHLREPSHNESCNSMKKISNHSLQEIDWQKLTNFPRVCVNSLHSNLLIEIMTWSEWCLLSSIFVVLEEENLEVCSAHTICVAKKVFYTILVKVLETSEVDSEGLRTKLHLVAAEK